The DNA region TAAAGAGACTGCCCCAAGGTCAATGACCTTGAGGCAGTCTCAACATGATATAAGGTTTTCCCGTCATCTTATTTAATGGCTACGAAGAACAGTCGGGCAGCGTCGTCACCGGCTTCCACCCACTCGAAATCGGCATAGCATTTGACGTCGCGGAAGCCTGCTTTGATAAGCTCTACCTTCATCCATTCGGGGTCATATCCCCGCTGGATATGCGTTTCTTCAAAGCGGCGGTAGACGGCAGGGTCTTGATGATCCCGTGCGAAGATGGTCAAATGATGCTCGATTTCACAGCGGGGCTCATCCAAATCACAGGTCCATATGTAGGAGACCTCCCGCTCATCCAGCACGAATGGCTGCTCCGCATCATAACGGATCAGCGTGTTCGGATGGTGCACGTCAAACAAAAACGTCCCGCCTTCCTTGAGCCCTTCATACGTACGGACGAAGGCGGAACGAATATCCTTCTCCTCCAGCAAATAGTTGAAGCAGTCGCAAAACGAGATGACCGAATCAACCGGCTCCGGCAGCTCCCAGGAACGCATGTCCTGCTGGACCCAGCGGACGCTCCCTTCGCGGAACAGCCGGCTGCCCTGCGGCGATCCTTCCAGTTTCCGCCTGGCAACAGACAGCATATCGGCCGACAAATCGATGCCTGTCACCTCAAAACCGGAGTTCACCAGCGGTATCGTTATGCTGCCGGTTCCGCAGCCGAGCTCCGCGATGCTTCTCGGCATGCCATGCTTGTCCCAGGCCGTTCTCGCGAAGCGGATCCAGTCGGGGTATGGCATATCTTCCATAAGCTGATCATATACGTAAGCAAACTTTCGGTAAGACAACATGCTGACACCACTTTCCCAGAAGCTTCTTCTTCGGTCGCTATTCGGCCGAACCGGAATTCTCCTCTTTTTTCACCAGATACGTCCAGCTTTCCTTCTGTGTGACCAGGCCATCCTTCATCAATTTCCCGAGCGCACGCTTAAATGCAGATTTGCTGATGCCAAAGCGCTGCTTAATAATGTCGGGAGGCGTTTCATCGGAGTACGGCATTGCGCCACCCGGACGTTCCTTCAGGAACGCCAGCAGCCGGTCTGCATCATCGTTACGTCCGATCTCTTTGCGAGGTACCATCGACAGATTCACCCGGCCGTCCTCGCGAATATGGCTCACCCGTACGCGAACCTCTTCGCCAAGACGAAGAAGCCGCGTCCGCTCCGAGGAGTGGATCATGCCGATCGCCCCAAATCCGACCACGCCCCCGTCGACGATAACGAAGGTTCCCATCTGCAGCGGTTTGTACACCAGTGCCGTAAACCATTCGCCCATCCACGATTTCGGCGCGTGGAAGGCGAGCGGAGCGAGCTCCTGCTCACCCGCAAGCTTGGCGCGCAGCCTGCCTTGCTTATCATGCTCCATCGTTACGAAAACGTGATCACCCACCTGCGGATGGAGCTCTTTCATCTCGGGCAGCTCCCGGATCGGGAGCAGCAGCTGCCTTCCGAGTCCCATTTCCAGAAAACAGCCGAGCCGGGGATGAACGTCCGCCACCTCCAGCTTTGCCGTTTCACCAAGGGTAAGCAGCGGCTTTTTCATCGTTGCTGCCAAACGGTCTTCCGTATCGAAGAAGATGAATACCTCGACGGTATCCCCCGGAGCAATGCTCCCGGTCACTTCCGAATAGTGCAGCAGGACATCCCGGTCGCCGCCATCAAGAAAGTAGCCGTAAGGCGAAACCTCCCTGGAAACCGTAAGCTGGACGATCGTGCCCGCGATCAGGCTCATACGTTCTCCACCACTTTGGCATCCGACCACAAGCGCTCGATGTTGTAATACTCGCGCTCGTCCCGGTGGAAGATATGGACGACAACATCCCCGATATCCATCAGCACCCAGCGGGCAGCATCCATGCCTTCCAGCCCCCGAAGAGCTACGCCTTTATCATGGATCCGTTTGCGGATCTCCGTTGCGATCGCCTGAACCTGCGTATTCGAATTCCCGTGGCAAATAACAAAATAATCCGCCACAAGCGAGATGCCTCTCAGATCCAGAACGACCAAATCGTTCGCTTTCTTATCCTCTGCGGCCTCTACCGCTATATTTAACAATTCTTCCGGTGTTATCGTCATGAATTCGCCTCCAATTGCTTAATGAGATCGTTGCGGGCTAGCACCGTCAACGGAAAAATGATCTGTCTGCGTGACAGCAGATGTCCGATCGTCGAATCAAACCCGGCTGCGAGCGCCTCTTCAAGGCTATGGTTGGCCAGTTCCCGAATATTATTCACACCGGGGAAATCTCTCCCCGGCTCAATATAATCGGCCAAACACACCACCTTGTCCAGCAGGCTCATCCCGACGCGCCCCGAGGTGTGATAGCGGATAGCATCGAGCACCTCGGCATCCGTTACCCCATAATCCCGCTCTGCGACGATCGCGCCCACTTCGGCATGCCACAGCTGCTTGTCATATTGGAGCAGCTCCGAGGATTCTCCCTGCTCCTCGAGCACCTTCCGGAGCTTTTCGACCGGCCAGTATTTGGCTACATCATGTAAAATCGCAGCCAAATCCGCTTTCCGGGGATCGGCCCCGAACCGGTCGGCCAATATAACGGCCGTCTCCATAACACCCTTCGTATGCTCCCAGCGCTTGGCCGGCATCTGGGAGGAGACGGCTTCGATCAGGTCTTCACGGCTGTACACCATATATACCGCTCCTAACAATATAATCGTACACGCGATCCGGCACCATGTAGCGGATGGAGCCGCCGGCGGCTGCCTGCTGCCGGATCATCGTGGATGAAATATCGATCAACGGCATGTCCGCGATCCGTACCACCCGTCTAAGAAAATCCGGCAGCGATTCTACGTTCAGCTTCGTCCCCGGACGGTTGACCCCGATAAACGTCAGCATTCCCGCAAGCTCCTCGATCCGGTTCCATTTCGGGAGATATTCCACCATATCCGCCCCGATGATGAAAGCAAAATCATGCTCGGGATACATCTCCCGAAGCTCCTTGACCGTATCGACCGTATAGGAAATGCCGCCGCGCCTGATTTCAATGTCCAGCGTGCGGAAGGACGGGTGGCCGGCAACCGCTTCGGCCGTCATTTCAAGCCGCATCATCCCGGTGACGCCCGCATCCTCCTTATGCGGAGGAATATGGCTTGGCATGAACCACACTTCCTCCAGGCCATAAGCGACGCGCGCCGCCTCAGCCGCCAGCATATGTCCGATATGAACAGGGTCGAAGGTTCCCCCCATGATCCCTATTTTCATTCGGCTCACCTCCCCTAGTCAGAGGACTATGATTACTCTGAACACCGATCCTCTGCCTTAAGGCAGTTCGATCGTCTTATGATCCTTCGATTCCTTATAGAGAACAATCGTCTTTCCGATAACTTGGACCAATTCGGCGCCGGCCCCTTCGGCCAGCTCCTCGGCGATGTCGCGAGGATCCTCCAGGCAGTTGTTGAGCACCGATATTTTCAGCAGCTCCCGCTTCTCAATTGCTTCTTCGATATGGCGGATCAGATGCTCATTGCTGCCGCCTTTGCCTACCTGGAACAGCGGATCCAAATGATGGGCAAGCGAACGTAAGTGTCGTTTTTGCTTTCCTGTTAACATGCTTGGTCATTACCCCTTAATTCATCATCTATACAAGCCTTTTCGCTTGTTTGAAAACTATATTGTAGCTTTAGCTTACCCATTAATCAATAAGAATGAATCCTTTACAGCAAGCTTGCGAGTACCGCTTCCTTCATCGCCTGCACCGGTGCCCTGAGACCGGTCCAATATTCCAGGGCATAAGCGCCCTGATTGATGAACATGCCCAGTCCCCCGTGCACGGTGCAATTCCTCTGCTCGCTCTGCAGCAGCAGCTCGGTTTTCAGCGGATTATAGATCAGGTCGCTGACGACCGCCCCCTCAGGAATCCATTCCGGATGAACCGGCATTTCTGAAATTCGGGGGTGCATGCCGACCGATGTCGTATTAATGATGACCTCCGCTCGCGAAAGCACGTCCTTAGCATGCTCTTCGCCGCAGCCGTGAAGCTCGGCCATCGTTCCCCATTCCTCCGCAAGCGCCTTGGCCTTGTCTTCGGTCCGGTTAATGATGGAGATCGATTCCGGCTGTTCGCCGATCAAGGCATAAATGATGCCGCGGGCAGCACCGCCGGCTCCGAGCACCGCAATACGCTTGCCCTTGAGATCTGGGCATGCCTCCTCCTTCAAGGAACGCACATACCCGATTCCGTCTGTATTGTAGCCCGTCAGCCTGCCGTTATCGTTCACAATCGTGTTGACGGCGCCGATCCGGGCCGCGCCCTCATCAACGGCATCCAAATACTGCATGACTTCCACCTTATGGGGGATCGTTACGTTCACTCCGCGAAATCCGAGCGTCTTCACCGCATCAATCGCCTCCCCCAATCGTTCAGGCCGGATATGGAGCGGTATATAAGCCCCCTGCAAGCCTAAAGCGGCAAGTGCCGCGTTATGCATGGCCGGCGATTTGGAATGGCCGATAGGATCTCCCATGACGCCGAGCTTCAAATAATCGGTGCCGGCTTGTGTCTCCTTCATTGTATCTCCCCCGTATCTCCCGTGAATAACCGTCTTCGGCCTGGAAGACGCGTTAACGACGTATTTAAATCAGCGAAGGACGAGTCAGCACCTTGACTCCCTTCGGCGCGTGAACGGCCACGAGCGCCCCTTGGTCGCCATTAACCTTGATCCATCCGAGGCCGGAAATGAACACATCGGTCCGGGAGCCTTTCGGAATACGGATTTCATGCCTTGTCCATTCCGGCAGCTCGGCCAGCCTCTCGCGGGTCGGCGGAGAGAGCAGCTCCCCAGCATGCTCTTCGAACAACGCATCCGCCCGTTCAAGCTTCGTCCGGTGAATGTTGAGCCTTCCGCTGATAAAGCACGTAAACGATTGATGGACTCCCTGCACGAAATCAAAGCGGGCAAAGCCGCCGAAGAACAGGGTCTGGCCTTCATTAAGCTGGTAAACCGCCGGCTTCAGCGGATTTTCCGGCATGACCTCACGCAGGTCCTCCCGGCTCACGAGTTCGCTGTAACGCCAAGGGTACACAATGCCCGGGGTATCGATAATATCCCGTCCATCATCCAGCGGAATATGGACCATATCCAGCGTGGTCCCCGGATAGCGTGAGGTGGTCAGCTCCTGCTCCAAGTCGCTGTAGTCGCGGATTAAGCGGTTGATCAGACTGGACTTTCCGACATTGGTGGCACCGACGACATATACGTCCCGGTCCCCTCTGTGATAAGCAACCGTTTCAAGCAGCCGTTCAAAGCCCTGATTTTTCTTCGCACTACACAGAACGATGTCTTCCGTCTTTAACCCATGTTCCTTGCACTGCTTCTGGACCCAATTCAGAACCTTGTTCCAGTTGGTTACCTTCGGCAAGAGATCGGTTTTATTGACAGCCAGTATGACCGGATTATTTCCGACAAAACGCTGCAGTCCGGAAATCAGGCTCCCTTCGAAATCAAAAAGGTCCACGATATGAATGACCAGCGCATTCTTTCCGCCGATCTGTCCCAACAAACGTAAAAATTCGTCCTGATCGACGGCAACCGAGGACGCTTCATTGTAATTTTTGATTCGGAAGCAGCGCTGGCAAATAACCGGATCGCGCTCCCATGCCTTCTCCGGCAAATAACCCGGCTGATCCTGGGCCGCGCTTTGCAGCCGGATTCCGCAGCCGCTGCATTTCTTGATGTCTTCGCCTGTTGACAAGGTCATGATTTCGGTTCCTCCTCAAGCCATAGTCCTTTTTTGCGCAGCCGGGTCAACGCAATCCGCTCCACCCGGCGGTTCACCATGCGCGTAAACCAGCCCTCGTCATTAATGGCGATGGGCATCACCAAAACCGTATATAAACCGAGCCGGTTTCCGCCATAAACGTCGGTGAGCATTTGATCGCCGACGACAATCGTTTTGTCCGCGGTCAGTTCCATCATCTTCATCGCCTTGCGGAACGGCGCATTGCTCGGCTTACGGGCTTCATGCACATATTGGATATCGAGCGGCGTTGCGAATTTCGAGACCCGCTCAAGCTGGTTGTTCGAAACGATGATCAGCTGAAAGCCGATCTCCTTCACTTTCTTAAACCAGTCCACGAGCTCCGGCGTGGCGAGCGGCGCCTTCGCGCCGACGAGCGTATTGTCGAGATCCGTAATGATGCCGCGATATCCTTGCTCGTACAGCTCTTCCAGGTCAATATCGAAAACCGTATTGACACGGAGCTTCGGAATTAGCATTTCAAACAATTTCGTCACCTCAATTTCATACGAAAAACTATACCATAATCCGGTTCCGTAGTAAAAATAATCACGAGCAAAAGCTCTTGAATCGTTAATACCGAAATATTCAGCAAAAGACCACCGTCATCCCCACTAAAGGGACTCGGGCGGCCTATGCATTTACCGTTGCCGGTTAAGATCTGAATAAGGCCGCCTCCGGGATCAAGCCGCTAAGGGCGAAACTCCCTCCTCTTCACTTGGACGAGGACTGCCACGCGCTTTCCTTAAGCCAGACGTACCTTCCGAATCATTTTTTTGAGGACCTCCGCATCGGCCTGAACAAGACGCCACTGCTCCTCCGACACCTCAGCCGGACTATAGCGGGCCGCCTCGAACTGCTGCAGCAGCGGCTTCAGCTGCGGCTCCAGCAATGGATGGGCCTCGCTCCAGCGGCGGACCGATTCGCGCAGCGTTTCATTGTCCTGACGGACCAACCCTTTGCGCTGCACCGACCTCAGCCATCGCTCGGTCTCCGCAATGACCTTGTCGGCTGCGGACAGCGGCTTGCCTGCACGGAGACGCGCCCCGGCAAACCGCAGATTAATGCGCATTCTCCACAAAATATAAACGATCCACAGTCCAATCACAACAGCTGCCGCGATGCCGATGCCTTTCCCCCATCCGGAAGATTGATCGCCAGATGTATTGGCAGATGTCGTTTCCGCCTCTTCCTGTTCCTCTTCTTGTACCTCTTCTTGAACCACCGGCTCGGCTTCAGGCTCGCCCGTAAGGAGCGGCATACTGAAGCCCGGTGTTGCCTCAATCGGAATCCAGCCGTAATCGCCGAAGTACACCTCGACCCAAGAGTGGGCGTCGGCATTCGTTACCGTATAGGTCCCGCTGCTGACCGGACTCTGCCCGTCCATCGGGATGTATTCGCTGGCAGAGCTGCTTCCTGGCGCATAACCTTTTACCCAGCGTGCAGGGATATCCAGCGATCGGGTCATCATCACCATCGCGGTGGAGAAGTAATCGCAATACCCCTCCCGGACTTCAAACAGGAAGCTGTCCACAAAATCCTCGCTTTGCTTGCGCGACAGGTCAGGCGTATTGGTGTAAGAGTAGTTGCTCTGTAAGTATTGTTGCAGCAAAATGACCTTATCATACGGCGTTTCTGCCGATTCCGTGATTTGCTCGGCCAAATCGGTCACGCGGTCAGGAAAATTCCTCGGGATTTGGAGATAAGCATCATCCGGGGAACCGCCGTAAAGTTCACTATAGGTTTTGCCCCTAAGCTCTTCAAGCGGAATGACAGGGACCTCCGATACCAGCGTATAGCTCTTCGGGTAATCGCCGTTTCGTTCCTCTTGCAGATGCAGCTCCGCCCCTTCGGATACCCAGCTCAGCCGCTCCGGATCGATAACCTCATCCAGCATTTGAACCTCACGGATCTTATAAGCACCGAACAGGACCGGATATTCGGTATCGTTCAGCATCGTGACCGTTTGCTTCACGGTCTTGGTCGGCACGGAGCTGGCCTCTTCATCGGAAAGGCTTTCCCCGATCCCCACATCGGCCCCCGAGCGTCTTCCGCTCCGGTCGGCCCAGCCTGTTCCGGAGTACACGGCCCTTGTCTCCCCGCGCCAATAACTGCGCTCTTCGGCACTGACCGACATCACGGGAGAGTAATCGAAGTTGAAGCCGCTGCCCAGATCATTATCGCCTCTGCCATACCCGGACGAGCTCTCCACCGGAGCTTCGATCAAGGTACCGGTACCGTTCGTGCTGATGCCCGATAACGGCACTCCGCTCCATTCTCTCCACGCCGTATAAGGGTCGGTCAGCGTCGGATTGATGTGCGGCATATTGACCCCTGCAACGATAATGAGCGAGAAGATGACGAGAATGTTGGCAATGATTTTAAACGGAGATCTGGATAAGTTAACCCATCCTTGCGGGAACCGTCTCCGAAAGCGGTTGAAGTGGTTCGTCACAAGCCAGCCCATGCCTGCTCCGGCTACCCATGCCGTCTCATCCCAAAGGGTGACCTTCGTGAACGAATCCAGAACCGCAAGGCCGATCACGTTCAGTCCGACAACAAACAGAATGCGCCGCTTGGTCTTCGCCCAGAGAAATATAAAGACGAAAATTGCCCACGCTGCGACAGCAAACCATACATAAGGAAATAAATACATCAATTCATCGGATAATACCGTGTCCGGTCCGAATGAAGGCACCGGCCTGCCGCCGGCTTCCAGCAGCTTGAACACGCTGTACAGGATCAATAGGAATTGCAATACCAGCCTCAACACCTGCTTGAGCGGAATCAGCGCTTCAATTACTGCCGTAATGGTAATGGCGGCAATGACGATCGCCGTCGTCTCCGACAGCCAGATGGATTCCGTGAAGGATACCCATTGCATGCCGATGATCCAAATCCACAGCACCGTCAGCGTATTAAAAAATGTCGTTGACAGCTTATCGAGCCAAAGCTTCAAGCAACTCCACCCCCCAACGCAGCAGGCAGCTCCTCGAGCGACGAGACGGAATAACATGATATCCCCCGCGACCTCAGGATCGAGATCGATTCATCGCGAAGCGCCTTGCCCCCAGGGTTCATAATTTGCAGGAAGCATGGATTCATGCCTCGGGCTTCCACCCAGCGCAGAACTTCGGATGCCTCCCGGCCGCTCATCGGACTGATGAGCAGGAGCACGGCTCCCTGCGGGAAATGGCGGTAAGAGCGCTCAAGCTCGGCAATCAGGCTCCCCTTGCGGTTGTAATCGACATCAACCAAATGCTGAATCATCCGCATACGCTCCCCTGCCTGCTCTGTCGGAGGAAACAGCTTGCCTTCCTCTGTGGCCGTAAACAAGCCCGTTCCCGCATGCTCTTTCGCCCCATATTCAATCAGCGAAGCGGCCGCAGAGACGGCAACCTCGAATTGCTGATCGCTCACATAAGCGTTCTCGGCGCCATCCAGGACGATCAGCGTCTTGGGAAAGGATTCGTGCTCGAACTCCTTGGATTTCCACGAACCGGTCTTCGCCGTCGCATTCCAGTGAATCCGAGAAATCCGGTCTCCATAAACATAGTCACGCACCCCATTAATTTGCGTCGTCTCCCGCCTTGAGGCCGAAACCGTCGTGTGGGTCCCGCCAAGCCGGGATCTATGGATATTCCGGTTCCATTTCGGAATATAAATCGTTCTGGGGAGGACCCGGAACTCGGTGTTCACTTCAATCCGTCCCCGATGCTCCATGATGCCGAAGATATCCTCGCTGATACATTCCGTCCCGGCGAACGCATACCGTCCCCGCTCGAGAGGCGGAGTCAGGAAGACGAGTACCCCGGCACCGCGCATGTTCGGGATGATGCTGTCTTCGAATGACCAGGAATCGCCGTTATGTCGTTGCAGCACTTCCTTGACGACCAGGTACGGCATCGGCAACAACCCTGGAACGTTCACATCGAGCCGAACGCGTACCTGCTCCCCTGCATGAAGCTGATCACGGCGTTCCCGGTCACCGAGAATGACGCGCTTCGCTTTTACACGCCTCACTCCGCCAAAGCCTGCTCCGATGACATAGACGGATAAGAGGCTGACCATCGAAAAGAGCATGAGCGAGGTTTTCCCCCCTTGAAACAACACGTACAGAAGACATAAGCACCAAACCGTCAATACCGCTGCCAGTCTGGACGGCTGCATGCCATTAAGAAATACGGAAACGGCGCGCCGCATGCTTATCTCCCCATTTGAACAGGCACTTTAACCTGTCGCAAAATAAAGTCCAGCACCGACTCGGGCGTTGCATTATCGAGCCGTGCTTCCGGACGCAGCATAATCCGGTGGGAGAGAACGTAAGGGGCAAGCGTCTTCACATCGTCAGGCAGCACGTAATCACGTTCTTGTAGGAAGGCAAAGGCTTTGGCCGCATTCATGAAGGACAGCGTTGCCCGCGGGCTTGCGCCCAGCATGACGGAAGGATGCTCCCGCGTCGAGCGGGTGATGTTCAACAAGTAATCGGCAACCGGTTCGCCGATAAATATGTCGCGGATCTCGCGCTGAATCGCGGAGACGGTATCCATATGCGTCACAGGCTTCAGCCGATCCGACAGCTGTCCGTCCTTCGAGGCATACATGAGCTGCTTCTCGGTTGCCGCATCGGGATATCCGAGGCTTAGCTTCAGCATGAAACGGTCAAGCTGCGCCTCCGGAAGCATGTAGGTTCCCTCAAAATCAATCGGGTTCTGGGTGGCGCACAGCATGAACGGATGCGGAAGCTCATGCGTCTCTCCGTCCACGGTCACGCTGCGCTCTTCCATGACCTCAAGCAGAGCGGACTGCGTCTTGGTCGTGGCCCGGTTAATCTCATCCGCCAGCAAAATATTGGTCATGACCGGTCCCGGCCGGAAATAAAACATTTCATCACGGGGGTGAAATACGGAAACCCCTGTTATATCACTCGGAAGAATGTCCGGATTGCATTGAATGCGCCGGTAATCTCCCTGCATGGATTTAGCCAAAGCTTTGATCAATTGCGTTTTTCCCGTTCCGGGAACGTCCTCGATCAGAACATGTCCACCAGCGAGCAGCGCCGTAAGGAGCAATTGGATCTCGAATTCTTTGCCTAGCAGGCACGACTCCAGATTGGATCGCACCGAGGAAATGATTTTCATGGATTCTTGGCTTACGGGCATGTATGACTAACCTCCTGTAAGGGAATAAATACTTAATTTAGTACTATTGTACATGATCGAGGTCGCGGAGTACATTCGAAGCCATATTTTGTTCCTTAACCAAATCCCGGGCTTGCCCTAAACGGCAAAAAGCCCTGGTTGTTTAACCAGGGCGCATGATGTCTTGACGGCTGTAGCATTAGCCTTTCGGCCTTACCAGCAGTGCGGCAATAAAAGAAAAAATGATCGCCGAGGATATCCCTGCACTCGTTACTTCGAATATCCCCGTGACGACCCCGATCCAGCCGTCCCTCTCCAGCTCCGTCAAGGCTCCGTGAACGAGGGAGTTGCCGAAGCTGGTGATCGGAACCGAGGCTCCGGCTCCGGCAAATTTGACAAGCGGTTCATACAGTCCGAACCCGTCGGCAATTGCGCCGGCCACGACGAGGGTGCTCATCGTATGCGCCGGGGTCAGCTTTATAACATCCATCATGATTTGCCCGATCACACAGATCAGACCGCCAATGATAAAAGCCCATAAAAACTGCATCACTTGGATCCTCCCGTCTCTATAGCTACTGCATGAGCAATGCACGGGATGCTCTCGCCCTGCTGATATGACAGCGGCGACAGCAGGGCACCCGTAGCAACGACCAGCACCTTGTTTAGTTCTCCTTTACGCATCCGGTTCAAGATATGGCCGTAAGTCACAACGGCTGAGCAGCCGCAGCCGCTGCCGCCGGCATTGACATACTTCTGTTTTTCCAGATCGTAAATCATCAGACCGCAGTCGGCAAAAACCGTGCCGTCCATGATGACATCGTTCTGCTTCAGAAGATCCTTGGCAATCGGCAGGCCGACGGATGCCAGGTCACCGGTCACGATCAAATCATAATCCTTGGCTTGTCTGCCGGTGTCTTGGAAATGCTTCGTAATCGTATCGGCCGCCGCCGGTGCCATCGCGGCTCCCATATTGAAGGGATCCTTGATGCCCAGGTCCACGACCTTCCCGATCGTGGCGTAGGTGACGTGCGGTCCGTCCCCCTCACTGGAGACGACGGAGCAGCCTGCTCCCGTAATGGTGTACTGGGCATACGGAGGCTTTTGCGAGCCGTATTCCGTCGGATAACGGAACTGCT from Paenibacillus ihbetae includes:
- a CDS encoding DUF4129 domain-containing transglutaminase family protein — translated: MKLWLDKLSTTFFNTLTVLWIWIIGMQWVSFTESIWLSETTAIVIAAITITAVIEALIPLKQVLRLVLQFLLILYSVFKLLEAGGRPVPSFGPDTVLSDELMYLFPYVWFAVAAWAIFVFIFLWAKTKRRILFVVGLNVIGLAVLDSFTKVTLWDETAWVAGAGMGWLVTNHFNRFRRRFPQGWVNLSRSPFKIIANILVIFSLIIVAGVNMPHINPTLTDPYTAWREWSGVPLSGISTNGTGTLIEAPVESSSGYGRGDNDLGSGFNFDYSPVMSVSAEERSYWRGETRAVYSGTGWADRSGRRSGADVGIGESLSDEEASSVPTKTVKQTVTMLNDTEYPVLFGAYKIREVQMLDEVIDPERLSWVSEGAELHLQEERNGDYPKSYTLVSEVPVIPLEELRGKTYSELYGGSPDDAYLQIPRNFPDRVTDLAEQITESAETPYDKVILLQQYLQSNYSYTNTPDLSRKQSEDFVDSFLFEVREGYCDYFSTAMVMMTRSLDIPARWVKGYAPGSSSASEYIPMDGQSPVSSGTYTVTNADAHSWVEVYFGDYGWIPIEATPGFSMPLLTGEPEAEPVVQEEVQEEEQEEAETTSANTSGDQSSGWGKGIGIAAAVVIGLWIVYILWRMRINLRFAGARLRAGKPLSAADKVIAETERWLRSVQRKGLVRQDNETLRESVRRWSEAHPLLEPQLKPLLQQFEAARYSPAEVSEEQWRLVQADAEVLKKMIRKVRLA
- the yqeH gene encoding ribosome biogenesis GTPase YqeH, encoding MTLSTGEDIKKCSGCGIRLQSAAQDQPGYLPEKAWERDPVICQRCFRIKNYNEASSVAVDQDEFLRLLGQIGGKNALVIHIVDLFDFEGSLISGLQRFVGNNPVILAVNKTDLLPKVTNWNKVLNWVQKQCKEHGLKTEDIVLCSAKKNQGFERLLETVAYHRGDRDVYVVGATNVGKSSLINRLIRDYSDLEQELTTSRYPGTTLDMVHIPLDDGRDIIDTPGIVYPWRYSELVSREDLREVMPENPLKPAVYQLNEGQTLFFGGFARFDFVQGVHQSFTCFISGRLNIHRTKLERADALFEEHAGELLSPPTRERLAELPEWTRHEIRIPKGSRTDVFISGLGWIKVNGDQGALVAVHAPKGVKVLTRPSLI
- a CDS encoding class I SAM-dependent DNA methyltransferase, translating into MLSYRKFAYVYDQLMEDMPYPDWIRFARTAWDKHGMPRSIAELGCGTGSITIPLVNSGFEVTGIDLSADMLSVARRKLEGSPQGSRLFREGSVRWVQQDMRSWELPEPVDSVISFCDCFNYLLEEKDIRSAFVRTYEGLKEGGTFLFDVHHPNTLIRYDAEQPFVLDEREVSYIWTCDLDEPRCEIEHHLTIFARDHQDPAVYRRFEETHIQRGYDPEWMKVELIKAGFRDVKCYADFEWVEAGDDAARLFFVAIK
- the rsfS gene encoding ribosome silencing factor: MTITPEELLNIAVEAAEDKKANDLVVLDLRGISLVADYFVICHGNSNTQVQAIATEIRKRIHDKGVALRGLEGMDAARWVLMDIGDVVVHIFHRDEREYYNIERLWSDAKVVENV
- the yhbY gene encoding ribosome assembly RNA-binding protein YhbY, producing the protein MLTGKQKRHLRSLAHHLDPLFQVGKGGSNEHLIRHIEEAIEKRELLKISVLNNCLEDPRDIAEELAEGAGAELVQVIGKTIVLYKESKDHKTIELP
- a CDS encoding S1 RNA-binding domain-containing protein; the encoded protein is MSLIAGTIVQLTVSREVSPYGYFLDGGDRDVLLHYSEVTGSIAPGDTVEVFIFFDTEDRLAATMKKPLLTLGETAKLEVADVHPRLGCFLEMGLGRQLLLPIRELPEMKELHPQVGDHVFVTMEHDKQGRLRAKLAGEQELAPLAFHAPKSWMGEWFTALVYKPLQMGTFVIVDGGVVGFGAIGMIHSSERTRLLRLGEEVRVRVSHIREDGRVNLSMVPRKEIGRNDDADRLLAFLKERPGGAMPYSDETPPDIIKQRFGISKSAFKRALGKLMKDGLVTQKESWTYLVKKEENSGSAE
- a CDS encoding DUF58 domain-containing protein — its product is MRRAVSVFLNGMQPSRLAAVLTVWCLCLLYVLFQGGKTSLMLFSMVSLLSVYVIGAGFGGVRRVKAKRVILGDRERRDQLHAGEQVRVRLDVNVPGLLPMPYLVVKEVLQRHNGDSWSFEDSIIPNMRGAGVLVFLTPPLERGRYAFAGTECISEDIFGIMEHRGRIEVNTEFRVLPRTIYIPKWNRNIHRSRLGGTHTTVSASRRETTQINGVRDYVYGDRISRIHWNATAKTGSWKSKEFEHESFPKTLIVLDGAENAYVSDQQFEVAVSAAASLIEYGAKEHAGTGLFTATEEGKLFPPTEQAGERMRMIQHLVDVDYNRKGSLIAELERSYRHFPQGAVLLLISPMSGREASEVLRWVEARGMNPCFLQIMNPGGKALRDESISILRSRGISCYSVSSLEELPAALGGGVA
- a CDS encoding nicotinate-nucleotide adenylyltransferase produces the protein MKIGIMGGTFDPVHIGHMLAAEAARVAYGLEEVWFMPSHIPPHKEDAGVTGMMRLEMTAEAVAGHPSFRTLDIEIRRGGISYTVDTVKELREMYPEHDFAFIIGADMVEYLPKWNRIEELAGMLTFIGVNRPGTKLNVESLPDFLRRVVRIADMPLIDISSTMIRQQAAAGGSIRYMVPDRVYDYIVRSGIYGVQP
- a CDS encoding YqeG family HAD IIIA-type phosphatase, whose protein sequence is MFEMLIPKLRVNTVFDIDLEELYEQGYRGIITDLDNTLVGAKAPLATPELVDWFKKVKEIGFQLIIVSNNQLERVSKFATPLDIQYVHEARKPSNAPFRKAMKMMELTADKTIVVGDQMLTDVYGGNRLGLYTVLVMPIAINDEGWFTRMVNRRVERIALTRLRKKGLWLEEEPKS
- the yqeK gene encoding bis(5'-nucleosyl)-tetraphosphatase (symmetrical) YqeK; protein product: MVYSREDLIEAVSSQMPAKRWEHTKGVMETAVILADRFGADPRKADLAAILHDVAKYWPVEKLRKVLEEQGESSELLQYDKQLWHAEVGAIVAERDYGVTDAEVLDAIRYHTSGRVGMSLLDKVVCLADYIEPGRDFPGVNNIRELANHSLEEALAAGFDSTIGHLLSRRQIIFPLTVLARNDLIKQLEANS
- the aroE gene encoding shikimate dehydrogenase, translated to MKETQAGTDYLKLGVMGDPIGHSKSPAMHNAALAALGLQGAYIPLHIRPERLGEAIDAVKTLGFRGVNVTIPHKVEVMQYLDAVDEGAARIGAVNTIVNDNGRLTGYNTDGIGYVRSLKEEACPDLKGKRIAVLGAGGAARGIIYALIGEQPESISIINRTEDKAKALAEEWGTMAELHGCGEEHAKDVLSRAEVIINTTSVGMHPRISEMPVHPEWIPEGAVVSDLIYNPLKTELLLQSEQRNCTVHGGLGMFINQGAYALEYWTGLRAPVQAMKEAVLASLL